In Bacillus sp. NP247, one DNA window encodes the following:
- a CDS encoding aldehyde dehydrogenase → MSISSIVNKQKEYFYKEPTRSVETRKNNLKKLYEGIQRFEDEIFQALKLDLNKSVHESFTTEIGYVLKEISFQMKHISSWSKPKRVRTALTHFGSKGKVAPEPYGVTLIIAPWNYPFQLAIAPLVGALAAGNTVVLKPSELTPNVSKVLTRMLEELFPEELVSVVEGGTQESTALLKEPFDYIFFTGSVGVGKVVMEAAAKRLTPLTLELGGKSPCIVHKDAKIDVTARRIVWGKFLNAGQTCVAPDYMYVHSSVKEQLIEALRHEIAEQYGKDALQNDNYVRIVSERHFERLCTFLQDGNPVIGGNYKEETLQIEPTVLTNVTWHSAVMEDEIFGPILPIIEYDKIEEVIETIQHHPKPLALYVFSEDRKVQEKVTSNISYGGGCINDVVYHLATPYLPFGGVGSSGLGSYHGEQSFRTFSHYKSILSQSTAFDMKIRYSSTKSALKFIRKLLK, encoded by the coding sequence ATGAGTATTTCCTCTATTGTAAATAAACAAAAGGAATATTTTTACAAAGAGCCTACGAGAAGTGTAGAGACGAGAAAGAATAATTTGAAGAAGCTTTATGAAGGAATTCAGCGTTTTGAGGATGAGATTTTTCAAGCGTTGAAATTAGATTTGAATAAATCAGTACACGAATCATTTACAACAGAAATTGGATATGTACTAAAAGAGATTTCTTTTCAAATGAAGCATATTTCATCTTGGAGTAAACCAAAGCGTGTTCGCACAGCTCTTACTCATTTTGGATCGAAGGGGAAAGTAGCGCCAGAACCGTATGGTGTGACACTTATTATCGCACCGTGGAACTATCCGTTTCAATTAGCAATTGCTCCACTCGTAGGAGCATTGGCAGCCGGAAATACAGTCGTTTTAAAGCCGTCAGAGTTAACGCCAAACGTTTCAAAAGTGCTTACGAGAATGCTAGAAGAATTGTTCCCAGAAGAGCTTGTATCGGTAGTAGAAGGCGGTACTCAGGAAAGCACTGCACTTTTAAAGGAACCGTTTGACTATATTTTCTTTACAGGTAGTGTTGGTGTTGGAAAAGTTGTGATGGAAGCAGCGGCGAAAAGATTAACGCCTCTTACGTTAGAACTTGGCGGGAAAAGTCCATGTATTGTACATAAAGATGCCAAAATAGATGTAACCGCAAGACGTATCGTTTGGGGCAAGTTTTTAAATGCTGGGCAGACGTGTGTAGCGCCTGATTATATGTACGTTCATTCTTCAGTGAAAGAGCAGTTAATCGAGGCGTTGCGACATGAAATCGCAGAGCAATATGGAAAAGATGCTTTGCAAAATGATAATTATGTGCGAATTGTGAGTGAGCGTCATTTTGAACGCTTATGTACATTTTTACAAGACGGTAATCCTGTGATTGGTGGGAATTATAAGGAAGAAACATTGCAAATTGAGCCGACAGTGTTAACGAATGTTACATGGCACAGTGCTGTTATGGAAGATGAAATTTTTGGACCGATTTTACCAATTATAGAATATGACAAAATAGAAGAGGTAATTGAAACGATTCAGCACCATCCAAAGCCGTTAGCACTATATGTATTTTCTGAAGATAGAAAAGTGCAAGAGAAAGTGACGAGTAATATTTCATATGGCGGAGGATGTATAAATGATGTCGTATATCATCTTGCAACGCCATATTTACCTTTTGGGGGTGTGGGGAGCAGTGGGTTAGGCAGCTATCATGGTGAACAAAGTTTTCGGACTTTTTCCCATTATAAAAGCATTTTGTCCCAATCTACAGCATTCGATATGAAAATTCGTTACTCTTCTACAAAAAGTGCTTTAAAATTCATACGAAAGTTGTTAAAATGA
- a CDS encoding CalY family protein, whose protein sequence is MTLKKKLGMGIASAVLGAALVGGGTFAFFSDKEVSNNTFAAGTLDLAANPSTVVDVSNLKPGDTIKRDFKLENKGSLDIKKVLLKTDYKVTDAKGDNKDDFGKHIKVTFLKNVDKHETIVKETTLDKLKGDTLTAVDNDLSAWFWDEKGISAGKSDKFTVKFEFVDNKKDQNEFQGDKLNLTWTFDAQQTDGTER, encoded by the coding sequence ATGACTTTAAAGAAAAAATTAGGAATGGGTATCGCATCAGCAGTATTAGGAGCAGCATTAGTTGGTGGAGGAACATTTGCATTCTTTAGCGACAAAGAAGTGTCAAACAATACATTTGCAGCTGGTACACTTGATTTAGCGGCAAACCCATCGACAGTTGTTGATGTATCGAATTTAAAGCCTGGCGATACAATTAAAAGAGATTTTAAACTAGAAAATAAAGGCTCTTTAGACATCAAAAAAGTTTTACTAAAAACAGATTACAAAGTAACCGATGCGAAGGGCGACAATAAAGATGATTTTGGTAAACATATTAAAGTAACATTCTTAAAGAATGTAGATAAACATGAAACAATTGTAAAAGAAACAACGCTAGATAAATTGAAGGGTGACACACTTACAGCGGTAGACAATGATTTATCTGCTTGGTTCTGGGATGAAAAAGGTATTTCTGCAGGTAAGTCAGATAAATTTACAGTGAAATTCGAGTTTGTTGATAATAAAAAAGACCAAAATGAATTCCAAGGCGATAAACTAAATTTAACTTGGACGTTTGATGCACAACAAACAGATGGTACAGAAAGATAA
- the sipW gene encoding signal peptidase I SipW yields MKLIWKVISNVISFVLFAVMVCLAFVVISSKASGGDPTVMGYQFKSVLSGSMEPTFLTGSIIAIEPTKDGSKYKKGDVITFKEKDDKIITHRIIGVKDTNGKVMYETKGDNNNGPDLAPVLAENVIGKYADITVPYVGYGLNYASSKAGAALLLIIPGVFLLGYSAISILGAIRSIDGEKKDKKVEQSV; encoded by the coding sequence ATGAAATTAATTTGGAAGGTGATTAGCAACGTTATCTCATTTGTTTTATTTGCGGTAATGGTTTGTTTAGCTTTTGTAGTTATTTCTTCAAAAGCGAGTGGCGGGGATCCAACAGTGATGGGATATCAATTTAAGAGCGTTCTTTCAGGATCGATGGAACCAACATTTTTAACAGGATCAATCATTGCGATAGAGCCAACGAAAGATGGTTCTAAATATAAAAAAGGTGATGTTATTACGTTTAAAGAGAAAGATGACAAAATTATCACTCACCGTATTATCGGTGTGAAAGATACAAATGGAAAAGTAATGTATGAAACAAAAGGCGATAACAACAACGGACCAGATTTAGCACCAGTACTTGCAGAGAATGTAATCGGGAAGTATGCAGATATTACAGTTCCATACGTTGGTTATGGACTGAATTATGCGAGTTCAAAAGCGGGAGCAGCATTACTTCTCATTATTCCAGGAGTCTTTTTACTTGGCTATTCCGCAATTTCTATTTTGGGCGCTATTCGTAGCATTGACGGAGAAAAGAAAGATAAAAAAGTAGAACAATCCGTCTAG
- the inhA1 gene encoding M6 family metalloprotease immune inhibitor InhA1 encodes MIKKPFKVLSTIALTAALGLSFGAGSQSAYAETPGDKTATSPVDDHLIPEERLADALKKRGVIDSSASGTETKKAVEKYVEKKKGENPGKEAANGDQLTKDASDFLKKVKDAKADTKEKLDKPATGTPAATGPVKGGLNGKVPTSPAKQKEYNGEVRKDKVLVLLVEYADFKHNNIDKEPGYMYSNDFNKEHYEKMLFGNEPFALEDGSKIETFKQYYEEQSGGSYTVDGTVTKWLTVPGKAADYGADAPDGGHDNKGPKGPRDLVKDALKAAVDSGIDLSEFDQFDQYDVNGDGNKNQPDGLIDHLMIIHAGVGQEAGGGKLGDDAIWSHRWTVGPKPFPIEGTKSKVPYWGGKMAAFDYTIEPEDGAVGVFAHEYGHDLGLPDEYDTQYSGQGEPIEAWSIMSGGSWAGKIAGTTPTSFSPQNKEFFQKTIGGNWANIVEVDYEKLNKGIGLATYLDQSVTKSDRPGTIRVNLPDKDVKTIAPAFGKQYYYSTKGDDLHTKMETPLFDLTNATNAKFDFKSLYEIEAGYDFLEVHAVTEDGKQTLIERLGEKANSGNADTTNGKWIDKSYDLSQFKGKKVKLTFDYITDGGLALNGFALDNASLTVDGKVVFSDDAEGTPQLKLDGFVVSNGTEKKKHNYYVEWRNYAGADKALKFARGPEYNTGMVVWYADSAYTDNWVGVHPGHGFLGVVDSHPEAIVGTLNGKPTVKSSTRFQIADAAFSFDKTPAWNVVSPTRGTFTYNGLAGVPKFDDSKAYINQQIPDAGRILPNLGLKFEVVGQADDNSAGAVRLYR; translated from the coding sequence ATGATAAAGAAACCATTTAAAGTGTTATCAACAATTGCTTTGACAGCTGCTTTAGGCCTTTCGTTTGGCGCTGGAAGCCAGTCTGCGTATGCAGAAACGCCTGGGGATAAAACAGCTACAAGCCCAGTTGATGATCATTTAATCCCAGAAGAGAGATTAGCAGATGCACTGAAAAAACGTGGGGTAATTGATTCATCTGCTTCAGGGACAGAAACAAAGAAAGCTGTCGAAAAGTATGTAGAGAAGAAGAAGGGTGAAAACCCTGGGAAAGAAGCGGCAAATGGAGACCAACTTACGAAAGATGCATCTGACTTTTTAAAGAAAGTGAAAGATGCGAAAGCAGACACGAAAGAAAAGTTAGATAAACCTGCGACAGGGACACCTGCTGCGACAGGACCAGTTAAAGGCGGTCTAAATGGTAAAGTACCAACTTCTCCAGCAAAGCAAAAAGAATATAACGGTGAAGTTCGAAAGGATAAAGTACTCGTTTTACTTGTAGAGTATGCTGACTTTAAACATAACAATATCGATAAAGAGCCTGGCTACATGTATTCTAACGATTTTAACAAAGAACATTATGAAAAAATGTTATTCGGTAATGAGCCATTCGCGTTAGAGGATGGAAGCAAAATCGAAACGTTTAAACAATATTACGAAGAGCAATCTGGTGGTAGTTACACAGTGGACGGAACAGTAACAAAATGGTTAACGGTTCCTGGTAAAGCTGCTGATTACGGTGCGGATGCTCCGGACGGAGGTCACGATAATAAAGGACCAAAAGGACCGCGTGATCTTGTAAAAGATGCATTAAAAGCAGCTGTAGATAGCGGTATTGATTTATCAGAGTTTGACCAATTTGATCAATACGATGTAAATGGTGATGGGAATAAAAATCAACCGGATGGTTTAATTGACCACTTAATGATTATTCATGCGGGTGTTGGACAAGAAGCTGGCGGCGGTAAATTAGGTGATGATGCAATTTGGTCACATCGCTGGACAGTTGGACCAAAGCCATTCCCAATTGAAGGAACAAAATCGAAAGTTCCATATTGGGGCGGAAAGATGGCAGCATTTGACTACACAATTGAACCAGAAGATGGAGCGGTTGGTGTATTCGCACATGAATATGGTCATGATTTAGGTCTTCCAGATGAGTATGATACACAATATAGCGGTCAGGGTGAGCCGATTGAAGCTTGGTCTATTATGAGTGGCGGAAGCTGGGCTGGTAAAATCGCTGGAACGACGCCAACGAGTTTCTCACCACAAAATAAAGAGTTTTTCCAAAAAACAATTGGTGGTAACTGGGCAAATATCGTAGAAGTAGATTATGAGAAATTAAATAAAGGTATTGGTCTAGCAACATATTTGGATCAAAGTGTTACGAAATCAGATCGTCCAGGTACGATTCGCGTTAACTTACCAGATAAAGATGTAAAAACGATTGCACCAGCATTCGGTAAACAATATTATTACAGCACAAAAGGTGATGACCTTCACACAAAAATGGAGACACCGCTGTTCGATTTAACGAATGCAACGAATGCGAAATTCGATTTCAAGTCATTATATGAGATTGAAGCAGGTTACGATTTCCTTGAAGTACACGCTGTAACAGAAGACGGTAAACAAACGTTAATTGAACGTCTTGGTGAGAAAGCAAATAGTGGAAATGCAGATACGACAAATGGAAAATGGATTGACAAATCATACGATTTAAGTCAGTTCAAAGGTAAGAAAGTGAAATTAACATTTGATTACATTACTGATGGTGGTCTAGCATTAAACGGATTCGCTCTTGATAATGCTTCATTAACAGTAGATGGTAAAGTTGTATTCTCAGATGATGCAGAAGGTACACCACAATTAAAATTAGATGGTTTTGTTGTATCTAATGGAACAGAGAAGAAAAAACATAACTACTATGTAGAGTGGAGAAACTATGCTGGTGCAGATAAAGCATTGAAATTTGCGCGTGGTCCAGAATATAACACTGGTATGGTTGTATGGTATGCGGATTCAGCTTACACAGATAACTGGGTTGGTGTACATCCAGGACACGGTTTCCTCGGTGTAGTTGATTCTCACCCAGAAGCAATTGTAGGAACTTTAAATGGTAAACCAACAGTTAAGAGTAGTACACGATTCCAAATCGCTGATGCGGCGTTCTCATTCGATAAAACGCCAGCTTGGAACGTTGTATCTCCAACGCGTGGAACGTTTACGTACAATGGTTTAGCGGGCGTACCGAAGTTTGATGATTCTAAAGCGTATATTAATCAGCAGATTCCAGATGCAGGACGTATTTTACCGAATCTTGGCCTGAAGTTTGAAGTAGTAGGACAAGCTGATGATAATTCTGCAGGTGCTGTTCGTTTATATCGTTAA
- the potB gene encoding spermidine/putrescine ABC transporter permease PotB, which produces MKKGKLLALPTVVWLLLFFLIPLLFVLAFAFMQRGAYGTVEMKFTLDNIARVFDPLYMGTLWETVKIAVITTVLCLLIGYPFAYTITIVDRKYRSILLLLATIPFWINFLVRSYAWIVILRSQGLVNTLLLKLGIISEPLNLLYNTPSVILGMVYSLLPFMILPVYAAIEQLDKRKLEAAYDLGATPVKAFWNVTVPMTMSGITTGSILVFVSSIGMFVVSDVMGGSKVALIGNVIQNQFLGSRDWPFGSALSMIVVLFSVLLIYLYYRATKVYKYDGNGGE; this is translated from the coding sequence TTGAAGAAAGGGAAATTACTCGCATTACCTACAGTCGTATGGCTGTTACTCTTCTTCCTAATTCCACTTCTGTTCGTATTAGCATTTGCCTTCATGCAGCGCGGAGCATACGGGACAGTGGAGATGAAATTTACATTAGATAACATAGCGCGTGTGTTTGATCCATTATATATGGGGACGTTATGGGAAACAGTGAAGATAGCTGTTATTACTACAGTACTATGTTTATTAATCGGTTATCCATTTGCCTATACAATTACAATTGTTGATCGTAAATATCGTTCTATCCTTCTATTATTGGCAACGATTCCGTTCTGGATTAACTTTCTTGTTCGTTCATACGCATGGATTGTTATTTTACGTTCACAAGGACTTGTAAACACATTGCTATTGAAACTAGGTATCATTAGTGAACCTTTAAATCTGCTATATAATACACCTTCTGTAATCCTCGGAATGGTATATTCTTTATTACCATTTATGATTTTACCAGTGTATGCAGCAATTGAGCAGCTTGATAAGCGTAAGCTAGAGGCAGCTTATGATTTAGGAGCAACACCAGTAAAGGCATTTTGGAATGTAACAGTACCGATGACGATGTCAGGGATTACAACTGGTTCTATTTTAGTATTCGTTTCTTCTATCGGAATGTTTGTTGTATCAGACGTTATGGGTGGATCGAAAGTAGCATTAATCGGAAACGTAATTCAAAACCAATTCTTAGGCTCACGTGACTGGCCGTTTGGTTCCGCGTTATCTATGATTGTTGTTCTATTCTCTGTTCTGTTAATTTACTTATATTATCGTGCAACGAAAGTATATAAATATGATGGAAACGGAGGGGAATAG
- a CDS encoding DUF4047 domain-containing protein, whose translation MGEIKMLKTPCKLKRMLILPCMCSITFYLGSQVMTYTEASFIHETKVEATLSTAIIFPKTVDTLKEQAEQHKQLIGHEYGEMKAKLKVTSIEEIEQAIVVWQQGREKIASEKESLQKVYTLIETPYNQIQEELKVNKSESIQQVSLYVNEGFHSIKEKRDYVDKEASLQAIDEQIQALQQLLKDETVKKQNETEEQKKLEEQKKVEEQKKLEEQKKTEEQKKTEEQKKVEEQKKVEEQKKAEEQKKVEEQKKAEEQKKVEEQKKVDEQKKAEEQKK comes from the coding sequence ATGGGAGAGATTAAGATGCTGAAAACACCTTGCAAATTAAAAAGGATGCTTATATTGCCGTGTATGTGCTCTATTACGTTTTATTTAGGCTCTCAAGTGATGACGTATACAGAAGCTTCATTTATTCACGAAACGAAAGTAGAAGCCACTCTTTCTACAGCGATTATATTTCCGAAAACAGTTGATACGTTAAAAGAGCAAGCTGAGCAACATAAACAGCTTATTGGACATGAGTATGGAGAAATGAAAGCGAAATTGAAAGTTACTTCTATTGAAGAAATAGAACAAGCAATTGTTGTATGGCAGCAAGGGCGTGAGAAAATTGCTTCTGAGAAGGAGTCTTTACAAAAAGTATATACTTTAATAGAAACTCCTTACAATCAAATACAAGAAGAATTGAAAGTGAATAAAAGTGAATCAATTCAGCAAGTATCCTTGTATGTGAACGAAGGTTTTCATAGCATTAAAGAGAAGCGTGATTATGTTGATAAAGAGGCTAGTTTGCAAGCCATTGATGAACAAATACAGGCGTTACAACAACTATTAAAAGATGAAACAGTAAAGAAGCAGAATGAAACAGAAGAACAGAAGAAGCTAGAAGAGCAGAAAAAAGTAGAAGAACAGAAGAAGCTAGAAGAACAAAAGAAAACAGAAGAACAAAAGAAAACAGAAGAACAGAAGAAAGTAGAAGAACAGAAGAAAGTAGAAGAACAGAAGAAAGCAGAAGAACAGAAGAAGGTAGAAGAACAGAAGAAAGCAGAAGAACAGAAGAAGGTAGAAGAACAAAAGAAAGTAGATGAGCAGAAGAAAGCAGAGGAACAGAAGAAATAG
- a CDS encoding helix-turn-helix domain-containing protein, translating to MIGERIKRLRLQKGISLTELAEKAGVAKSYISSIERNLQKNPSIQFLEKISAVLQIPVDTLLHDETTTESHLDSEWTQLVKDAMSSGVSKEQFREFLEFTQWKKNQQ from the coding sequence ATGATAGGAGAACGTATAAAACGCCTTCGTTTACAAAAAGGCATTTCACTAACAGAACTCGCAGAAAAAGCTGGTGTAGCTAAATCTTACATTAGTTCTATAGAACGGAATTTACAAAAAAACCCTTCCATTCAGTTTCTTGAAAAAATATCAGCTGTTCTACAAATTCCAGTTGATACTTTACTTCACGATGAAACAACAACAGAAAGTCATCTAGACTCCGAATGGACGCAACTCGTTAAAGATGCGATGAGCTCCGGTGTCTCAAAAGAACAGTTTCGTGAATTTCTCGAATTTACACAATGGAAGAAAAATCAACAATAA
- a CDS encoding D-alanyl-D-alanine carboxypeptidase family protein — translation MVNFKKISVFIMVICLFFLTPMTLYAETNVGINPEQVAPPPAEGPNVFSQFATTIDAKTGDMLYDKNAHHRAFPASMTKVLTAILLMEHTKPEDQFTFSQLALDQEKSNYQIEFQPGETINRNTALMILMVLSANDVSYAIAERIGGSVENFANMMNEKAKQLGAKDSHFVTPNGLHDPNHYTTPYDMAMITRGVQKYPEILQAMNTKRTTVTTSTQTVSIFNKSTYFENPYSIGGKTGFTNEARNTLVLLNEKDGNRIINVVMASQRPEIYEDLKQMAEYSFGQFTKQTVLDKHSWHQKTTYLNKDVDSELEKSAELMLKKDEGKNVKTAFRVNSVDKEALYQKGIHRGEVVGAVDIIKNNQTIATVNVLSKEEVTFVMPKKDTVAPEVKESNMKVISVGIGAILLFGAILYVVLRRNKQGMKSEEK, via the coding sequence ATGGTAAATTTTAAGAAAATTTCGGTTTTTATTATGGTTATTTGTTTATTTTTTTTGACACCTATGACGTTATATGCTGAGACGAATGTTGGAATAAATCCGGAGCAAGTGGCACCTCCACCTGCGGAAGGGCCGAATGTTTTTAGTCAGTTTGCAACTACGATTGATGCGAAAACAGGAGATATGTTGTACGACAAAAATGCACATCATCGTGCGTTCCCTGCTAGTATGACGAAAGTGTTAACGGCGATTTTACTGATGGAGCATACGAAGCCAGAGGATCAATTTACGTTTTCACAATTAGCATTAGATCAAGAGAAGAGTAATTATCAAATTGAGTTTCAACCTGGTGAGACTATTAATAGAAATACTGCACTTATGATTTTAATGGTGTTGAGTGCGAATGATGTGTCGTATGCGATTGCGGAGCGTATTGGAGGAAGTGTTGAAAATTTCGCTAATATGATGAATGAAAAGGCGAAGCAATTAGGGGCTAAAGATAGCCATTTTGTAACGCCAAATGGATTGCATGATCCCAATCATTATACGACGCCATATGATATGGCGATGATTACGAGAGGCGTGCAAAAGTATCCTGAAATTTTACAAGCGATGAATACGAAAAGAACGACGGTTACGACATCTACGCAAACAGTGTCTATTTTTAATAAGTCTACTTATTTTGAAAATCCGTATAGTATTGGTGGTAAGACAGGATTTACGAATGAAGCGCGCAATACGCTCGTTTTATTAAATGAGAAGGATGGAAATCGTATTATAAATGTAGTAATGGCTTCTCAAAGACCTGAAATTTATGAAGATTTGAAGCAGATGGCGGAATATTCTTTTGGGCAATTTACGAAGCAAACTGTACTAGATAAGCATAGTTGGCATCAAAAGACAACGTATTTAAATAAAGATGTTGATTCTGAATTGGAAAAAAGTGCTGAGCTTATGCTAAAGAAAGATGAAGGGAAAAATGTAAAAACGGCTTTTCGGGTTAATTCAGTGGATAAAGAGGCTTTGTACCAAAAAGGAATTCATCGCGGTGAAGTAGTTGGTGCGGTAGATATTATAAAAAATAATCAAACGATTGCGACTGTAAATGTTCTTTCAAAAGAAGAGGTTACTTTTGTGATGCCTAAAAAAGATACAGTTGCACCTGAAGTAAAGGAATCCAATATGAAAGTGATAAGTGTTGGAATAGGTGCGATTTTATTATTTGGAGCCATTTTATATGTAGTGCTACGCCGAAATAAACAAGGAATGAAATCAGAAGAGAAATAA
- the calY gene encoding biofilm matrix protein CalY codes for MSLKKKLGMGVASAALGLSLIGGGTFAFFSDKEVSNNTFAAGTLDLTLNPKTLVDIKDLKPGDSVKKEFLLKNDGTLAIKDVKLATKYTVKDAKGDNAGEDFGKHIKVKFLWNWDKQSEPVYETTLADLQNVDPDVLAKDIFAPEWAENGGLAPNSEDYLWVQFEFVDNGKDQNKFQGDSLNLEWTFNASQTEGEER; via the coding sequence GTGAGTCTGAAAAAGAAATTAGGTATGGGAGTTGCATCAGCAGCATTGGGGTTATCTTTAATTGGTGGAGGAACATTTGCATTCTTTAGTGATAAAGAAGTGTCAAATAATACATTTGCAGCTGGGACGTTAGATCTTACATTAAACCCTAAAACGCTTGTAGATATTAAAGATTTAAAACCAGGGGATTCTGTTAAGAAAGAGTTCTTATTAAAGAACGACGGTACGTTAGCGATTAAAGACGTTAAATTAGCGACAAAGTATACTGTTAAAGATGCAAAAGGCGATAATGCTGGTGAAGACTTCGGTAAGCATATTAAAGTGAAATTCCTTTGGAACTGGGATAAACAAAGCGAGCCTGTATATGAAACAACTTTAGCAGATTTACAAAATGTGGATCCAGATGTTTTAGCTAAAGACATCTTTGCTCCAGAGTGGGCAGAGAATGGTGGTCTAGCACCAAATTCAGAAGACTATCTATGGGTACAGTTTGAATTCGTAGATAATGGTAAAGATCAAAACAAATTCCAAGGCGATTCATTGAACTTAGAATGGACATTCAACGCAAGCCAAACAGAGGGCGAAGAAAGATAA
- a CDS encoding anti-repressor SinI family protein — MYKDKTDSLDQEWIDLILEALDAGIALQDIEHFFQRMKHTSQAQ; from the coding sequence TTGTACAAAGATAAGACTGACTCACTAGATCAAGAATGGATTGATTTAATACTTGAAGCTCTAGATGCTGGCATTGCCCTGCAAGATATTGAACACTTTTTCCAACGTATGAAGCATACGAGCCAGGCTCAATAG
- the potA gene encoding spermidine/putrescine ABC transporter ATP-binding protein PotA, giving the protein MKKIIKVEAVEKHFGNQVIIPPLSLDIKEGEFLTILGPSGCGKTTLLRMIAGFETPTKGNLLLDDEKINDLPPYKRHMNLVFQHYALFPHMNVEKNICFGMKMQKVSAAEQKERAEEAMRLTQLLEFRNRKPSKLSGGQQQRVAIARAIVNNPRVLLLDEPLGALDFKLRKDLQRELKNLQRNLGITFIYVTHDQEEAMSMSDRIVVMNKGHIEQVGTPKEIYNQPKTLFVATFIGENNIVKNGENYVAVRPENVKVRSVEEPILKEYHLGHIEDIEFVGNMEKLYVREEKTAELLMAYQTAEEATQWSIGDNVYVGWEQEDEVTLN; this is encoded by the coding sequence ATGAAAAAGATTATTAAAGTTGAAGCAGTAGAAAAACATTTTGGAAATCAAGTGATTATCCCCCCTCTTTCTTTAGATATTAAAGAAGGAGAATTTTTAACAATTTTAGGACCGAGTGGTTGCGGGAAAACGACTTTACTTCGTATGATCGCAGGATTTGAAACGCCAACTAAAGGGAATCTTTTATTAGATGATGAAAAGATTAACGATTTGCCGCCATACAAGCGTCATATGAATTTAGTGTTCCAACATTACGCACTATTCCCACATATGAATGTTGAAAAAAATATTTGTTTCGGTATGAAAATGCAAAAAGTATCAGCAGCAGAACAGAAAGAACGTGCGGAAGAGGCAATGCGTTTAACGCAGTTACTTGAGTTCCGTAATCGTAAACCTTCTAAGCTTTCTGGTGGACAGCAGCAGCGTGTAGCAATTGCAAGAGCAATTGTGAACAACCCACGTGTATTACTATTAGATGAGCCACTTGGAGCGCTTGACTTTAAGTTAAGAAAAGATTTGCAACGTGAATTGAAAAACTTACAACGTAATTTAGGAATTACGTTCATATATGTAACGCACGATCAAGAAGAAGCGATGAGTATGAGTGATCGTATTGTCGTTATGAATAAAGGGCATATCGAACAAGTCGGCACGCCTAAAGAAATTTACAATCAACCGAAAACATTGTTTGTTGCGACGTTCATCGGTGAAAATAATATCGTGAAAAATGGGGAAAACTACGTAGCAGTTCGCCCTGAAAATGTAAAAGTTCGCTCGGTTGAAGAGCCAATTTTAAAAGAATATCACCTTGGACATATTGAAGATATTGAATTTGTTGGAAATATGGAAAAGCTATATGTACGTGAGGAGAAAACAGCGGAATTACTAATGGCATACCAAACTGCTGAAGAAGCAACGCAGTGGAGCATTGGGGATAATGTATATGTAGGCTGGGAGCAAGAGGACGAGGTGACCTTAAATTGA